ACCAACTTTTATCCGTTGGGTTCCTGCACGATGAAGTACAATCCGAAGGTCAACGAGTTAACCGCCGGATTGGCCGGATTCGCTCAAATTCATCCCCTTCAGGATACCGATCTGGTTCAGGGTGCTATGCAATTGATGTTTGAGTTGCAGGTTTACCTGGCGGAGATCAGCGGTTTCGACGCGGTGACGCTGCAACCTGCTGCGGGAGCGCAAGGTGAGCTGGCCGGTGTACTCATGATGCGCAAGTACCATCTGGACCGCGGCGATAACAAACGAAAAAAGATTCTGGTGCCCGACTCTGCTCATGGTACGAACCCGGCCTCGACCACCATGTCGGGTCTCGAAGTAGTGGAATTGCCTTCAGATGACCGCGGGAATCTCGATCTGGCTGCTCTCAAGGAGAACCTGGACGAAACGGTCGTCGGTCTGATGCTGACCAATCCCAATACCCTTGGCCTCTTCGAGGAACACATCCTTGAGGTTACCAGGCTGGTCCACGATTCTGGTGGCCTGGTCTACGGCGACGGCGCCAATCTGAATGCCATTGTAGGGATCTGTAAGCCTGCCGAACTCGGTATCGACGTCATGCACTTCAACCTTCACAAGACCTTCAGCACACCGCATGGTGGTGGTGGCCCCGGGGCCGGCCCCGTCGGTGTTGTAGAAAAACTGGCATCGTTTCTGCCTGGTCCTCTTGTGGCCCTTGAGGCTATCGTTGATGAAGAGCCCGGTTTGCCCTTCCTGGCCGGTCCGTTGGCTGAAGAGGGACCCACCGACCTTCATCGCTTGGTCTGGTACACGCCGTCAAAATCGATCGGACGGGTCCGCAGCTTTGCCGGGAACTTCGGCGTGCTGGTCCGCGCCTACACGTATATCCGAATGCTGGGGGCCGAGGGACTTCGCCGGGTCGCGGAGAACGCCGTGCTTAACGCCAACTACCTGAAGGCGCGGCTGCAGGGTGAGGGCTCCTATCCCATTGCTTTTAGCGACCGGACCTGCATGCATGAGTTTGTTGCCCAGGGGATTTTGGAGGGTGCGTCCGGCGTCCATACCCTGGATATCTCCAAGCGATTGA
The Chloroflexota bacterium DNA segment above includes these coding regions:
- the gcvPB gene encoding aminomethyl-transferring glycine dehydrogenase subunit GcvPB — translated: MIEPTVYEISSPGRTGPRLPELDVPEAPLPEGYVRDAEQLPLPELSELDVVRHFVRLSQKNMSIDTNFYPLGSCTMKYNPKVNELTAGLAGFAQIHPLQDTDLVQGAMQLMFELQVYLAEISGFDAVTLQPAAGAQGELAGVLMMRKYHLDRGDNKRKKILVPDSAHGTNPASTTMSGLEVVELPSDDRGNLDLAALKENLDETVVGLMLTNPNTLGLFEEHILEVTRLVHDSGGLVYGDGANLNAIVGICKPAELGIDVMHFNLHKTFSTPHGGGGPGAGPVGVVEKLASFLPGPLVALEAIVDEEPGLPFLAGPLAEEGPTDLHRLVWYTPSKSIGRVRSFAGNFGVLVRAYTYIRMLGAEGLRRVAENAVLNANYLKARLQGEGSYPIAFSDRTCMHEFVAQGILEGASGVHTLDISKRLMDYGFHPPTVYFPLIVKEALMIEPTETESKEALDLFADALIAIAGEARTDPDLLHEAPHQAPVRRLDEVRAARQAIFCRR